Within the Anaerotignum faecicola genome, the region TACGCACCAGCTCCCTTGTTGTCAGCACGATATCCACATCCGCACCGCTTTCACCACGCATGGTCGGCAAATCTGCTTCCGCCTTCTTCGCTACGCAGGGCATGATGGAAACACAGCAGATTTTTTCGGGTGCCACATCCAGCTTCTTCGCCAGCCATGTTTTCGCAACCGCGCCGAACATCTGCTGGGGAGATTTTGCCGTAGAAAGCTGATTTGTCAATTCAGGATACTGCCCTTTCAGGAAACGCACCCAACCGGGACAGCAGCTTGTGAACATGGGCCAACGTACCAATGCGCCGCTTTTCAGCCGATGCAGAAATTCATTGCCTTCCTCCATAATCGTCAGGTCTGCCGCAAAGTTTGTATCATATACATAATCGAATCCAAGGCGGTGCAGTGCGCCTGCCATGCGCTCCATGGTCGCTTCTTCCCGTTTCAGCCCGAAATACTCGCCCCAAGCGGTACGCACCGCAGGCGCAACCTGTACGACCGTAATTTTTTCTTTATCTGCCAGAGCCGCTCTTGCCTTTGCGGTGTCATCTCTTTCTCTTAAGCCGCCTGTCGGGCAATGCGTGATGCACTGACCGCAAAGCGCACAATCGGAATCCTTGATAACACGGTTGCCCGAAACATCCACCGTTGTGCGGCTGCCTGTCCCTGCCAAATCCCAGATATTCAGCGTCTGCACCTTATCGCAAATCTGGATGCAGCGCATACATTTGATACATTTATTCACATCCCGATAGAGCGGAAATGTTTTTGTCCACGCACTGCGCAGCCCCTTCTGCAGCTGTGTTTCAAAGGGAAGCTCAAGGATACCCAGATCATTCGCAACCTCCTGCAGCTGACAGTTGCCGCTGCGTACACAGGTCGCACATTTGCAGTCATGCTGAGACAAAATCAGTTCTACATTTGTGCGGCGTGTCATTCTGGCACGAGGGGAATTCGTATACACCACCATGCCATCCTTTACAGGGTTGCTGCAGGCTGCAACCATCGCGCGCTCGCCCTCAATTTCCACACAGCAGATACGGCAGGCG harbors:
- a CDS encoding [FeFe] hydrogenase, group A, with amino-acid sequence MVRITIDGQLAQVPAGTTIMEAAKAVNVKIPHLCYLKGINEISACRICCVEIEGERAMVAACSNPVKDGMVVYTNSPRARMTRRTNVELILSQHDCKCATCVRSGNCQLQEVANDLGILELPFETQLQKGLRSAWTKTFPLYRDVNKCIKCMRCIQICDKVQTLNIWDLAGTGSRTTVDVSGNRVIKDSDCALCGQCITHCPTGGLRERDDTAKARAALADKEKITVVQVAPAVRTAWGEYFGLKREEATMERMAGALHRLGFDYVYDTNFAADLTIMEEGNEFLHRLKSGALVRWPMFTSCCPGWVRFLKGQYPELTNQLSTAKSPQQMFGAVAKTWLAKKLDVAPEKICCVSIMPCVAKKAEADLPTMRGESGADVDIVLTTRELVRMMRADHLDPHFIEEEALNSPMGTHTGAGVIFGATGGVMEAALRTAAYVLTGENPNPDAFSEVRTGPGLREATYTVAGIPVRCAVVSGLGNARKLIERLKEGKVQYDFVEVMACPGGCVGGGGQPISAEDEELYGVRGERLYTLDAENPMRFAHENPEVQALYHEYLGEPLGETAHHLLHTDHKAWNMPMQK